The following proteins come from a genomic window of Megalops cyprinoides isolate fMegCyp1 chromosome 6, fMegCyp1.pri, whole genome shotgun sequence:
- the LOC118778689 gene encoding NACHT, LRR and PYD domains-containing protein 12-like isoform X2, with protein MKGGQSECLCLLLLLLQQTSVSRPEKFQVFGSADPVVAEVGEDVVLPCYLKPNISVEDMRVEWFRVDSSDYVHLYQEREIRNENQISSYRRRTALFPEELKQGNASLRLTRVQASDEGQYKCFIKFTQLQYDDAPVEVEIRGTEPVISMEGHREWGIGLLCEAKRWDLQPELIWLDSEGHSLPAGPTETHRGSMDSLIVRKRIVIQDRHTKRVTCRVQLQQRSLEKDTEFHITAEMFPLAPWEVALAVIFSLAAFALIGSCIYYYYRTLRREQHRQEEELGQLMQRGSQNQNEHSPLMNESIIRVQQKLKNDLKKKFECIPKGLAKQGHSTLLSEVYTELYITEGGNNGLASKRQIIHETEILCNDIFKPSSGQRKTIRTVMTKGTAGIGKTVSVQKFTLDWAEGKANQDIHFIFPLSFRDLNLKKGRKFSLMQLLLRYFPELKEIEGAEHDAVKVLFIFDGLNECWLPLDFQNNEIWCDITKPTSVDVLLTNLINGNLFPSAFVWITSRPAAANQIPDKCVHRVTEIRGFNDPQKEEYFRKKISDQNMAKRIISHIKSSRSLYIMCHIPVFCWISATVLEKQVIGANTREIPKTLTEMYTHFLLILSNIKNQKDQERNGTGSQTKLDSDTEIILKVAELAFQQLEKCNLIFCKQDLKKCGIDINEAPVYSGLCTEIFKEESGLNQEKVYCFVDVSIQEYLAAFYVFHSFVNQNINVLTSDESRPQGNNMQPSDLHKSAVDQALQSKNGHLDLFLRFLLGFSLDSNQRLLQGLLTQTDSRSQSIEETVKYIKGKIRAESSAERTINLFHCLSELKDNSLVEQIQNSLRSGALSDKELEPDQCSALAFVLLMSEEVLDVFELKMYNTSAAGHQRLVPVVKNCRKAVLDSCKLTQRSWDIVVSALESVPSHLIELDLSYNNLEESRVEQLCAGLKSPNCKLQSLRLASCDLTEKSSVTAASALQSVPSNLIELDLSCNSLGDSGVERLCAGLKSPNCKLQRLRLDSCDLTEKSCDTVASALQSVPSHLIELDLSYNNLGDSGVKQLCAGLESPNCKLQSLGLSGCRVTERGCAALASALHSTPSHLTELDLSFNHLGDLGVKELSAGLDNPICKLETLLVDHGGENKNRSGPRKYACQLTLDLNTAHNYLCLSEGDRKVTRGMEEQPYSYHQERFGFWSQVLCREGLSGTRCYWEAEWSGTGLVLVAVTYKGISRKGGGTDCRFGGNINSWSLDCSGGHCAVWHNNKSAAVPAPSSCRVGVYLDWPAGTLSFYSVSSDTLTLLHRFHTTFTQPLYPGFEVWQENDSVSLCQMT; from the exons ATGAAGGGGGGTCAGTCAGAGTGTCTGTGTTTacttctgctgctcctccaaCAGACCTCTGTCTCCAGACCAG AAAAGTTCCAGGTTTTTGGTTCAGCTGATCCTGTTGTTGCTGAAGTTGGTGAAGATGTTGTTCTGCCCTGTTACCTTAAACCCAACATCAGTGTCGAAGACATGCGTGTGGAGTGGTTCAGAGTTGACTCCAGTGATTACGTGCATCTTTACCAGGAACGAGAGATTAGAAATGAGAACCAGATCTCATCTTACAGAAGGAGGACTGCACTGTTCCCAGAGGAACTGAAGCAAGGCAATGCTTCCCTTAGACTGACCAGAGTACAAGCCTCTGATGAGGGACAgtataaatgtttcattaagtTCACTCAGTTGCAGTATGACGATGCTCCTGTTGAAGTGGAAATAAGAG GAACTGAGCCAGTGATCTCCatggagggacacagagaatGGGGGATCGGCCTGCTGTGTGAAGCTAAAAGATGGGATCTTCAGCCTGAACTCATCTGGCTGGACAGTGAGGGACACAGTCTCCCTGCTGGacctacagagacacacagaggcagtatGGACTCCTTGATTGTGAGAAAACGCATCGTCATACAGGACAGACACACGAAGAGGGTCACCTGTCGAGTTCAATTGCAGCAACGTAGCTTGGAGAAGGACACTGAGTTTCACATAACAG ctgaGATGTTCCCTCTTGCCCCTTGGGAGGTGGCCTTAGCTGTGATTTTCTCTCTGGCTGCTTTTGCCCTCATTGGATCTTGTATTTATTACTACTACAGAACACTGCGCAGAgaacaacacagacaggaag AGGAGCTTGGCCAGCTAATGC agCGGGGTTCCCAAAACCAAA ATGAGCACTCTCCACTGATGA aTGAATCCATTATAAGAGtgcaacagaaactgaaaaatgacctGAAGAAGAAGTTTGAGTGCATACCTAAAGGTTTAGCTAAGCAGGGCCACTCAACCCTCCTCAGTGAGGTCTATACAGAGCTCTACATCACAGAGGGGGGAAATAATGGGTTAGCATCCAAGAGGCAAATTATACATGAGACAGAAATCCTCTGCAATGACATATTTAAACCTTCATCTGGTCAACGCAAAACTATCAGAACTGTGATGACAAAGGGGACTGCCGGCATTGGAAaaactgtctctgtgcagaaatTTACTCTtgactgggcagaaggaaaagccaatcaggacatccatttcattttccctctttcttttcgAGATCTGAATTTGAAGAAGGGGAGAAAATTCAGTCTGATGCAACTTCTCCTGCGCTACTTTCCAGAACTGAAAGAGATTGAAGGTGCTGAACATGATGCAGTCAaagttttgttcatctttgatggtctgAATGAGTGTTGGCTTCCTCTAGATTTCCAGAACAATGAAATCTGGTGTGATATAACAAAGCCAACATCAGTGGAtgtgctgctgacaaacctAATAAACGGGAATCTGTTTCCCTCTGCTTTCGTCTGGATCACCTCCCGACCAGCTGCAGCTAATCAGATCCCTGATAAATGTGTCCATCGGGTGACAGAGATACGAGGGTTCAATGACccacagaaggaggagtacttCAGGAAGAAAATCAGTGATCAGAACATGGCCAAGAGAATTATCTCACACATAAAGTCATCTAGGAGTctctacatcatgtgtcacattccagtcttctgttggatttctGCTACTGTTCTGGAGAAACAGGTAATTGGAGCTAACACTAGAGaaatcccaaaaactctgactgaaatgtacacacacttcctACTTATTCTGAGTAACATAAAAAATCAGAAGGATCAGGAAAGAAATGGGACGGgttcacaaacaaaactggACTCAGATACAGAAATCATCCTGAAAGTGGCAGAGCTGGCTTTTCAGCAGCTGGAAAAGTGCAATCTGATATTCTGTAAACAGGACTTGAAAAAGTGTGGCATTGATATCAATGAAGCTCCAGTGTACTCTGGGTTGTGTACAGAAATCTTTAAAGAGGAGTCTGGGTTGAATCAGGAGAAAGTGTACTGCTTTGTGGATGTGAGCATTCAGGAGTATCTGgctgcattttatgtgtttcattcatttgtaaatcagAACATAAATGTGCTTACTTCAGATGAATCAAGACCACAAGGTAACAATATGCAGCCGTCTGACTTACACAAGAGTGCAGTGGATCAGGCCTTACAGAGTAAGAATGGACACCTGGACCTTTTCCTACGATTCCTTCTTGGCTTCTCACTGGACTCCAATCAGAGGCTTCTCCAAGGccttctcacacagacagatagcAGATCACAGAGCATCGAAGAAACAGTAAAGTACATTAAGGGGAAGATCAGAGCGGAATCTTCAGCAGAGAGGACCATcaatctgttccactgtctgaGTGAACTGAAAGACAACTCTCTGGTGGAGCAAATCCAGAATTCCCTGAGATCAGGAGCACTTTCTGATaaagagctggaaccagaccaGTGTTCAGCTCTGGCCTTTGTGTTACTGATGTCAGAGGAGGTCCTGGATGTGTTTGAATTGAAGATGTACAACACATCAGCAGCAGGTCATCAGAGACTGGTGCCAGTTGTTAAGAACTGCAGGAAAGCAGT GCTGGATAgctgcaaactcacacagaggTCATGGGACATTGTGGTGTCTGCTCTTGAGTCAGTCCCCTCACACCTGATAGAGTTAGACCTCAGCTACAATAACCTGGAAGAATCAAGAGTGGaacagctctgtgctggactgaagagtccaaactgtaaactacagagcCTGAG ACTGGCCAGCTGTGATCTCACAGAGAAGTCAAGTGTTACTGCGGCCTCCGCTCTCCAGTCAGTCCCCTCAAACCTGatagagctggacctcagctgCAACAGcctgggagattcaggagtggagcggctctgtgctggactgaagaGTCctaactgtaaactacagagactgAG ACTGGACAGCTGTGATCTCACAGAGaagtcatgtgacactgtggcCTCCGCTCTCCAGTCAGTCCCCTCACACCTGatagagctggacctcagctacAATAacctgggagattcaggagtgaagcagctgtgtgctggactggagagtccaaactgtaaattACAAAGTCTGGG GCTTTCGGGCTGtcgagtcacagagagaggctgtgctgctctggcttcagctcttcATTCAACCCCCTCACACTTGacagagctggatctgagcttcAATCACCTAGGGGACCTAGGAGTGAAAgagctctctgctggactggacAACCCCatctgtaaactggagacactgct TGTGGACCATGGAGGAGAGAACAAGAACAGATCAGGACCCAGAAAAT ATGCCTGTCAGCTGACGCTGGATCttaacacagcacacaattacctgtgtctgtctgagggggacaggaaggtgacacgGGGGATGGAGGAGCAGCCATATTCATATCACCAAGAGAGATTTGGCTTCTGGTcccaggtgctgtgcagagagggtctgtctggtACTCGCTgctactgggaggctgagtggagcGGGACTGGATTGGTTCTTGTAGCAGTAACATACAAAGGCATTAGCAGGAAAGGAGGGGGTACTGACTGTAGATTTGGAGGGAATATAAACTCCTGGAGTCTGGACTGCTCTGGTGGCCATTGTGCTGTCTGGCACAATAATAAGAGCGCAGCCGTacctgccccctcctcctgcagagtaggagtgtatctggactggccggctggcactctgtccttctacagcgtctcctctgacacactgaccctcCTGCACAGATTCCACACCACCTTCACTcaacccctctatcctgggtttgAGGTTTGGCAGGAGAATgactctgtgtccctgtgccagATGACATAG
- the LOC118778689 gene encoding NACHT, LRR and PYD domains-containing protein 12-like isoform X1, producing MKGGQSECLCLLLLLLQQTSVSRPEKFQVFGSADPVVAEVGEDVVLPCYLKPNISVEDMRVEWFRVDSSDYVHLYQEREIRNENQISSYRRRTALFPEELKQGNASLRLTRVQASDEGQYKCFIKFTQLQYDDAPVEVEIRGTEPVISMEGHREWGIGLLCEAKRWDLQPELIWLDSEGHSLPAGPTETHRGSMDSLIVRKRIVIQDRHTKRVTCRVQLQQRSLEKDTEFHITAEMFPLAPWEVALAVIFSLAAFALIGSCIYYYYRTLRREQHRQEEELGQLMQRGSQNQNEHSPLMNESIIRVQQKLKNDLKKKFECIPKGLAKQGHSTLLSEVYTELYITEGGNNGLASKRQIIHETEILCNDIFKPSSGQRKTIRTVMTKGTAGIGKTVSVQKFTLDWAEGKANQDIHFIFPLSFRDLNLKKGRKFSLMQLLLRYFPELKEIEGAEHDAVKVLFIFDGLNECWLPLDFQNNEIWCDITKPTSVDVLLTNLINGNLFPSAFVWITSRPAAANQIPDKCVHRVTEIRGFNDPQKEEYFRKKISDQNMAKRIISHIKSSRSLYIMCHIPVFCWISATVLEKQVIGANTREIPKTLTEMYTHFLLILSNIKNQKDQERNGTGSQTKLDSDTEIILKVAELAFQQLEKCNLIFCKQDLKKCGIDINEAPVYSGLCTEIFKEESGLNQEKVYCFVDVSIQEYLAAFYVFHSFVNQNINVLTSDESRPQGNNMQPSDLHKSAVDQALQSKNGHLDLFLRFLLGFSLDSNQRLLQGLLTQTDSRSQSIEETVKYIKGKIRAESSAERTINLFHCLSELKDNSLVEQIQNSLRSGALSDKELEPDQCSALAFVLLMSEEVLDVFELKMYNTSAAGHQRLVPVVKNCRKAVLDSCKLTQRSWDIVVSALESVPSHLIELDLSYNNLEESRVEQLCAGLKSPNCKLQSLRLASCDLTEKSSVTAASALQSVPSNLIELDLSCNSLGDSGVERLCAGLKSPNCKLQRLRLDSCDLTEKSCDTVASALQSVPSHLIELDLSYNNLGDSGVKQLCAGLESPNCKLQSLGLSGCRVTERGCAALASALHSTPSHLTELDLSFNHLGDLGVKELSAGLDNPICKLETLLLGECNLTEGCCHYLASVLSSPTSELRDLELTDNELQDSGVELLSAALKDPHCKLQRLGLSGCRVTEKGCVSLASALHSNPSHLRELDLSYNHPGDSGVRALKDPSCKLETLLVDHGGENKNRSGPRKYACQLTLDLNTAHNYLCLSEGDRKVTRGMEEQPYSYHQERFGFWSQVLCREGLSGTRCYWEAEWSGTGLVLVAVTYKGISRKGGGTDCRFGGNINSWSLDCSGGHCAVWHNNKSAAVPAPSSCRVGVYLDWPAGTLSFYSVSSDTLTLLHRFHTTFTQPLYPGFEVWQENDSVSLCQMT from the exons ATGAAGGGGGGTCAGTCAGAGTGTCTGTGTTTacttctgctgctcctccaaCAGACCTCTGTCTCCAGACCAG AAAAGTTCCAGGTTTTTGGTTCAGCTGATCCTGTTGTTGCTGAAGTTGGTGAAGATGTTGTTCTGCCCTGTTACCTTAAACCCAACATCAGTGTCGAAGACATGCGTGTGGAGTGGTTCAGAGTTGACTCCAGTGATTACGTGCATCTTTACCAGGAACGAGAGATTAGAAATGAGAACCAGATCTCATCTTACAGAAGGAGGACTGCACTGTTCCCAGAGGAACTGAAGCAAGGCAATGCTTCCCTTAGACTGACCAGAGTACAAGCCTCTGATGAGGGACAgtataaatgtttcattaagtTCACTCAGTTGCAGTATGACGATGCTCCTGTTGAAGTGGAAATAAGAG GAACTGAGCCAGTGATCTCCatggagggacacagagaatGGGGGATCGGCCTGCTGTGTGAAGCTAAAAGATGGGATCTTCAGCCTGAACTCATCTGGCTGGACAGTGAGGGACACAGTCTCCCTGCTGGacctacagagacacacagaggcagtatGGACTCCTTGATTGTGAGAAAACGCATCGTCATACAGGACAGACACACGAAGAGGGTCACCTGTCGAGTTCAATTGCAGCAACGTAGCTTGGAGAAGGACACTGAGTTTCACATAACAG ctgaGATGTTCCCTCTTGCCCCTTGGGAGGTGGCCTTAGCTGTGATTTTCTCTCTGGCTGCTTTTGCCCTCATTGGATCTTGTATTTATTACTACTACAGAACACTGCGCAGAgaacaacacagacaggaag AGGAGCTTGGCCAGCTAATGC agCGGGGTTCCCAAAACCAAA ATGAGCACTCTCCACTGATGA aTGAATCCATTATAAGAGtgcaacagaaactgaaaaatgacctGAAGAAGAAGTTTGAGTGCATACCTAAAGGTTTAGCTAAGCAGGGCCACTCAACCCTCCTCAGTGAGGTCTATACAGAGCTCTACATCACAGAGGGGGGAAATAATGGGTTAGCATCCAAGAGGCAAATTATACATGAGACAGAAATCCTCTGCAATGACATATTTAAACCTTCATCTGGTCAACGCAAAACTATCAGAACTGTGATGACAAAGGGGACTGCCGGCATTGGAAaaactgtctctgtgcagaaatTTACTCTtgactgggcagaaggaaaagccaatcaggacatccatttcattttccctctttcttttcgAGATCTGAATTTGAAGAAGGGGAGAAAATTCAGTCTGATGCAACTTCTCCTGCGCTACTTTCCAGAACTGAAAGAGATTGAAGGTGCTGAACATGATGCAGTCAaagttttgttcatctttgatggtctgAATGAGTGTTGGCTTCCTCTAGATTTCCAGAACAATGAAATCTGGTGTGATATAACAAAGCCAACATCAGTGGAtgtgctgctgacaaacctAATAAACGGGAATCTGTTTCCCTCTGCTTTCGTCTGGATCACCTCCCGACCAGCTGCAGCTAATCAGATCCCTGATAAATGTGTCCATCGGGTGACAGAGATACGAGGGTTCAATGACccacagaaggaggagtacttCAGGAAGAAAATCAGTGATCAGAACATGGCCAAGAGAATTATCTCACACATAAAGTCATCTAGGAGTctctacatcatgtgtcacattccagtcttctgttggatttctGCTACTGTTCTGGAGAAACAGGTAATTGGAGCTAACACTAGAGaaatcccaaaaactctgactgaaatgtacacacacttcctACTTATTCTGAGTAACATAAAAAATCAGAAGGATCAGGAAAGAAATGGGACGGgttcacaaacaaaactggACTCAGATACAGAAATCATCCTGAAAGTGGCAGAGCTGGCTTTTCAGCAGCTGGAAAAGTGCAATCTGATATTCTGTAAACAGGACTTGAAAAAGTGTGGCATTGATATCAATGAAGCTCCAGTGTACTCTGGGTTGTGTACAGAAATCTTTAAAGAGGAGTCTGGGTTGAATCAGGAGAAAGTGTACTGCTTTGTGGATGTGAGCATTCAGGAGTATCTGgctgcattttatgtgtttcattcatttgtaaatcagAACATAAATGTGCTTACTTCAGATGAATCAAGACCACAAGGTAACAATATGCAGCCGTCTGACTTACACAAGAGTGCAGTGGATCAGGCCTTACAGAGTAAGAATGGACACCTGGACCTTTTCCTACGATTCCTTCTTGGCTTCTCACTGGACTCCAATCAGAGGCTTCTCCAAGGccttctcacacagacagatagcAGATCACAGAGCATCGAAGAAACAGTAAAGTACATTAAGGGGAAGATCAGAGCGGAATCTTCAGCAGAGAGGACCATcaatctgttccactgtctgaGTGAACTGAAAGACAACTCTCTGGTGGAGCAAATCCAGAATTCCCTGAGATCAGGAGCACTTTCTGATaaagagctggaaccagaccaGTGTTCAGCTCTGGCCTTTGTGTTACTGATGTCAGAGGAGGTCCTGGATGTGTTTGAATTGAAGATGTACAACACATCAGCAGCAGGTCATCAGAGACTGGTGCCAGTTGTTAAGAACTGCAGGAAAGCAGT GCTGGATAgctgcaaactcacacagaggTCATGGGACATTGTGGTGTCTGCTCTTGAGTCAGTCCCCTCACACCTGATAGAGTTAGACCTCAGCTACAATAACCTGGAAGAATCAAGAGTGGaacagctctgtgctggactgaagagtccaaactgtaaactacagagcCTGAG ACTGGCCAGCTGTGATCTCACAGAGAAGTCAAGTGTTACTGCGGCCTCCGCTCTCCAGTCAGTCCCCTCAAACCTGatagagctggacctcagctgCAACAGcctgggagattcaggagtggagcggctctgtgctggactgaagaGTCctaactgtaaactacagagactgAG ACTGGACAGCTGTGATCTCACAGAGaagtcatgtgacactgtggcCTCCGCTCTCCAGTCAGTCCCCTCACACCTGatagagctggacctcagctacAATAacctgggagattcaggagtgaagcagctgtgtgctggactggagagtccaaactgtaaattACAAAGTCTGGG GCTTTCGGGCTGtcgagtcacagagagaggctgtgctgctctggcttcagctcttcATTCAACCCCCTCACACTTGacagagctggatctgagcttcAATCACCTAGGGGACCTAGGAGTGAAAgagctctctgctggactggacAACCCCatctgtaaactggagacactgct TTTGGGGGAGTGTAAtctcacagagggctgctgtCATTATCTGGCCTCAGTCCTGAGTTCACCCACCTCAGAGCTGAGAGATCTGGAGCTCACAGACAACgagctgcaggattcaggagtggagtTGCTCTCTGCTGCACTGAAGGacccacactgtaaactgcagagacTGGG GCTGTCAGGCTGTCGAGTCACAGAGAaaggctgtgtttctctggcttcagctctgcattcaaacccctcacacctgagggagctggatctgagctacaatcacccaggggactcaggagtgagagcacTGAAGGACCCCagctgtaaactggagacactgct TGTGGACCATGGAGGAGAGAACAAGAACAGATCAGGACCCAGAAAAT ATGCCTGTCAGCTGACGCTGGATCttaacacagcacacaattacctgtgtctgtctgagggggacaggaaggtgacacgGGGGATGGAGGAGCAGCCATATTCATATCACCAAGAGAGATTTGGCTTCTGGTcccaggtgctgtgcagagagggtctgtctggtACTCGCTgctactgggaggctgagtggagcGGGACTGGATTGGTTCTTGTAGCAGTAACATACAAAGGCATTAGCAGGAAAGGAGGGGGTACTGACTGTAGATTTGGAGGGAATATAAACTCCTGGAGTCTGGACTGCTCTGGTGGCCATTGTGCTGTCTGGCACAATAATAAGAGCGCAGCCGTacctgccccctcctcctgcagagtaggagtgtatctggactggccggctggcactctgtccttctacagcgtctcctctgacacactgaccctcCTGCACAGATTCCACACCACCTTCACTcaacccctctatcctgggtttgAGGTTTGGCAGGAGAATgactctgtgtccctgtgccagATGACATAG